One Gossypium arboreum isolate Shixiya-1 chromosome 13, ASM2569848v2, whole genome shotgun sequence genomic window, TCTGTTTCTGGTtatcataaaaaaataaacagCCACAAATCAAATTCGTATCAATTGCAAATTTCAATTACGATAATAGTTTAATTATTTCCAAAAGCATGAAATTATCTATTTTCTTTTTAGAATAGTGACTCTGAAACTTATTTCTAAATTACTGTCAATtgcaattataataataattactattgtcaaattttaagtattttcAAAAGCTTGAAATTATCCGATTTCGGTTTAGTATAGTGATTGTAGAACAAATAATAAGTATCTTCATagtattttctttttcctttagaTTATGGATTTTTCGGATTTTAATTTTCAGTGTTGATAGTTTGCAGAGAAAGTTATCGGTGAATGCACTTGACAGGTCCCTCTATTATAGAGAcctgatcaaattagtccctttAGTCTCGGtactattaaaaaaatcaaataagttCAAATGTAACATTTAATgcgtaaaaattattttttgctgTTTcacaaagttaatatttttaaagtttttatggttctgtaaatgaaatcttttgtttggaattgaactgcaattgaaaaaataattttcaagacATTTTTTATATGGTAAATGTTAACTCTGTTACAATTTggacttatttgattctttttaatagtacagggactaaattgatccatttaataatagAGGTACTAACTTGATCCAGCCCCTATAATACAAGGATCTTCGAGGTATTTTAACTGAAAGTTATTAGTAAAAGAAAGCGCCAGATAATCAAATAAAACATTGTTTACTTTTCAATTCATAAATTGATTAAAGAAAAACTTGCTTCCTTGATTTTCTTAATATGGTCCTATTATGAGTTCTAGCTAGCTAATTACATGTTTTGAGCTTGTTGCCTTCATCATTGAAAAGCTGTTTTCTTGTTTAATATTTGCTGTTAGATGGATGTGATTAAGTGGGAACAATTTAGCTAATTACATGTTTCAATTGGCAAGTTAAATTCCCTGGTATATTTATAGTGGTGATATGTAGAAACTATAGACTAGGAGACAATGTAATTGTGAACTTCTAGTTTTGGTCATAGAACTGAGTATGTTATCTGTCTTTTGGCATATAATAAAGCACATTGGTCTCCGCTCCTTGGGTTACAGCTATAATAGAGCTACCCTTCTCCATTCCATTAAGCTGTCCTTCCTAAGATTCGACCTTGAGACCTCTAAGCTGGAAGTTTAAGCTTTAACTATTGGGGACGTAGTGCTGGAGTTTAGTGCATATGCAGATAATGGACAACCATCAAGAAACATGCATTGCTATTACTTTGTGGTATATTTGGATTTTTATGGACAGTTGCACCATTCAAGGATAATGTTCTCCGGGTGTCAGAGAGGTTAGAAGGATGAAGATGGATTGTTAGGAGAGGAATTAGATTACTGTAGAGAGATGGATTGCGAAAGGGGGGCAGGGGCAGGGGTGGGGGTGGGGAGGTCTTCTATTAGAATCTTTTAAATGTAGCTGCTCTCTTTCTTTGTTGCTTTGAAGCATTACTTTCCTGGATCATATATTGTCTGTGCTTTGATTTTAATCTTTTATTCTTGAACGGTAAATAAGTTTCTTTTATGTGATTGTGCAGGTGCTGTTTATGGTACTTATGAGGCTATTAGATACAAGGTAATCTCCCAACATTTTACTTTTctttcatgaaattaaaccatgttGATTCTATGTTTGTGTTTCTGCATTTGCCACCCGAGTCACAAGTAGTGATAAAACTTACATGGATCATGATCCGTATTTTTATAAACCTTGCAAAGACCTGTGTCATTTTGGTATCTGGCCATGTGATGACTTGCCTGTGTCATGGATGATATTTTAACAGAAATGACCAATTTCCTCTTTGATCTAATTTATAGAGACTAGTTTGTCCATTTTTTGAGTAGAAGGGGCAAAATGCATTCCAACTCTTAGTAAAGAAGCCTTCATAGTACTTTTACCGATAAAATCTCGCTTCCATTGCTGGGGATGACATTGGCATGTTTAACTAGTACCTGAACATAAATGTTAAATGCTAAAAGAAAGGTTTTGTGTGTattaataatctcattcatttgGAATTGATTCATATTGCGGCGATATGCAGGTCCCAGGACTCCTCAAGATTAGATATATTGGGCAAACAACTCTTGGTAGTGCTGCGATTTTCGGTCTTTTTTTGGGTGCTGGAAGCTTGATACATTGTGGGAAATCATACTGACTATTCTTTGTTTGCCTTATAACCTTGAGATTATATTCTTTGGATGATGCTAGCATAGTCTTTAGATGGAAGGTGTAAAATGCTTTTGCGTAacctttggttttttttttttttttttggtttctatGTTTCTTGTCTTAAGTGGGTGAAAATTTGAAAATCTATTACTTCAGTATCACAAATTTTCGCTTTTGGGTTTCGTTTTTCCCCCTTAAAGAAAACCCGCACTCATTGTTAAAAAAGAACTCACTTAGAGCAGAGATGAGTGCATTTTATTGACCTTTACTTTTGTCACTTTCATCCACATTGAAATTTAGGAAACCACGTCTCGATTTGCTACGATGTCCACGTTGAGCTTTAGGAGACCATGTCTCGGTTTGCTAAGACGTGCAGGGCTATTATCAGTGCCAAAACTCATCCGCAGGAGATCTCTTCTGGAAAAATGTTTGGCCTTGATCAATTTCTATCAAAGAGAGCATGAGTTTGCCATTAAGCGCCACATAAAAGAAAAGAGCTTTCCTTTTCAACATCGAACTTTCATCCAGATGTTCTCTTTGCTATCATTGTGGGAGCCCAAAGTAGATTGGAATCTATCTTGGGACATATGAACCCTTAAATTTTTCCTTCTTTAAGGCTTGATCTTTGCCAAAGAAAAGAAATGTTTTGGTCCACATTTACCAAAACACTATTGTACAACTGAAGATAtgattagtttttttttataagtGACAATGATGCATTTAAAGACCGTAGTGCGTGATGACAGGGGTGACGCTAGGGGCAAATGTCATAGTCCACTCGTGAGCAGGCCATCCAAAGGTGTGGAGTAAGTCTCTCCTAGTGCATTAGAAAAAACTTGAGTTAATTTGCATAAGCAATGTTGAATTGGTTTTGAGACAATCTCATTGAAGTCTTGAGATGAGTTGTTTTTGTTTTGAAACGAGAAAGCATCGAAAGCTTTACCTAACTTCAAGTCTTGAGAAACAATAACTCTTTATCTTGAGACATTCAAACAtcgaaaaaaaaatagaaaaatagggAAGGTTCGTCTCAAGATTTGAGGGACCTTGTCTTGAGACATGATGTTCATTATCTCGAGACATGTTTATATGAAAGTAAAActactaaaaataaaaatgaagccTGTCTCAAAACATGGAGTCCCTTGTTTCAagacataaatttaaaatttgacatTTTAGTTTAGATTTGAATCCTAACTCTGAATTTGACTTAGTATAACTCTATATCTAATGAAATAGATTCTTATGCTCCATAAATGTATGTATTTGATCATAATGAATAAGTTTATTGTTTTGAATGATGATTATGAATTTAACTGTGAAATTATGTCAAGTTAATTCAAGTTGCTTTGGTAATGTAATGTGATATCACACATTCAAATCCGAAAATCGGGTCGGGTGTGTAGTGTCTCATTCAAGTTTGGGGTTTAGAGAGACACAACCATAGTGGATAGTGCCTCTTACTGTTAGCCCGTTAAAGGTTTAGAAAACAAAATGCAAtttaagggtgagtttggatgggcgaGTAGGTGCGATGCggtgcgtttagcttactttttatctcacgctacagtatcgctacagtatctaatctcaccgccaccacTATTTTTACACTAATCACAAGTAAACGCACCGTCAATCCAAACTCACCCTACATCTAAGTATAAATCACGGAAGAATATAGAGAAGACACTGTAACACCATAAATCTGAATTTATGGCCATCTAAATCATTACAGATAGATATTAGTTTTGCAGGCATAAAAGTTACATCTTTGTTACATCTTTCCCATCATGTATTTGATGCATGGATAAGCAAGAGTGTTTGCCCTCTACAAACCAAAAAATACAAGACCAAAAGACCCATAAAGCTACCAAAAAGATACACTAATCTATTGCTTGGGATCACAACAAAACAGAATGAGGGCAGATTTACAGGCACAACCCCATCACTGCTCTTTCCATATCCTTCCTGTCACTCTAAGCTTCAATTCTTTCCGGTCTCCCCCAGAGAAGAACAAAGCCATGTTGCGCTGGATAATGAGACCATCAAAACTATCACGAACCTTCCGGTGACTGTCCCTTATGCTCCTTGGCACCCCTTGCCAAATCAGCTTCCTCCCGTTCCCACCCACCTCGAGGCTGTAGCTATAGTTCTTTGCCTCATTATTGTCACCCATAAACCGCAAGAATGCTATATAAACAGGAGCTAATCCGATATGGAATGCTTCAAAATGCAGGCAAAAGTACTGACCAAAGCAACTGAAAACCTAGAAATTGAGAAAACAAATCCAACTATAAGTTGCGTACCCTTTGCAAATCCTTTATATGAAGTATAAAAATACATATAAGAACAATTCCTTTTCCAAAAGCAGCTTTCAATTTTATGTACCAAATCAACTTCAATAAATTGTCCCATCTATTATTGTATTCTTCTCCTAGAGGGTTGGGAAGAAACCAAATTTGATAAATATAATGCAAGAATAAAGCAACGGTACCGTTAGCATCCATGTAGCATTCTCAACCTCATGTGGATTTGATTTGACATAGCGGTGGTTAAAGGTGCAGCCATTGTGCATATCGACTTTGTGATCATCTTTTAGGTGGGCCACTAGATGAGGAATATCACCAATGACTGTGCATTCTGACCCAGCATAGGGGCAGCCATATGGTCTATAAGAACATTGATACTCGTGTTTTGGCTTGCTATAATATGGATATATGCCATTGCACCCAAAGCTTTGATATTTACAGGGAAGCTCAAGAGAAGCAGCAAGTTTCTCCAAAGCAAGACACCTAATATTCCCGAGTTCATGCCTGCATGTAGGGCACCGGTTGTCAACCTTTGGCTTGCAACCAGAACACAATGTGTGACCATTTAAACACTGCATAAAGGAGGTAAACCAGCAGTTAACTTCAGTATTAAGTTCCATGTTAAGTTATGATAATGGCTGTATAACAAAGTAATATACAACATAATATTTACAAGGCACTAAAGAGGATTCTGATGCAAGAATTTCTTGCCATTGCACTACCAAGCATACATTGTAGCATTATTTCCCAGTGTGAATCTGCAATTTTCAGGGGGGCATTAATATGGATATTGATCGATTTTTCCCCCTTCCAAATTCCATATCAAGTTAACAAAACTTACTCCTGTGACATCATCAAGTCTATAAAAAAATCGGGGTTTAGTGTAATGATTAGAAAATAAATGTATAACAACATTCATAGATAATGAAAACACAACACATTGGAGGCTTCGTGACCATATCAACATGTGATGTTAAATCTATCCGCATAATGGGTAGAGTGAGATAAATAGATATCATCTTGCACAAGGTAGTTTAAAAACGATAATTAATTACTTTCTTGAAAGTAAGGCATCAATCATAAGGTGTGATATGAAACCAACCTGAAGAATTGGTGGGTACATCGAATTACAACAAACGGGGCATTCCAAAAGCTCTCGAACACTGCTAGACACAGTCCCATTAGGTTTTACAGCAGCTTGAGAAGAAATATTTAGAGACTCACAATCCATAGTGTCTTCATTTTGTGGATGATCAATAGCCTCACCCTTGTTCTGCAAGTCATCGAAAGACGGATTCCCAGATGCCATGCTAGTATCCATTCCCAGTCTGGAAATGAAAAATGCAGAAATCAGTTAACATTCCACCTACCATAAAATGTTTAATATGAACAAAAATTTAAGCAAGATTATAAGATAGTACATAATAGTCTCATTCAAATTCCAAAAAATAAAAGTACTTTTAACACATAAGCTTAAGTGATGGGTAAAAAAGCACTTTATCTGCTGAAAGAAAgcataattatatgtatatatgaagaAAGAATAATCAAACAAAAAGATAAAGAGTGATATTTTACTTTTCAAAAGTTCATCAAAAAATAATAAGATGAATATAATTAATCAATGATTGATTATTTGAGTTAAAACCAACCTAATTATCAGTCAATAATAATAGTCGAGGTCCCTCAATGCCAATCTTCAAAATTAATCAATCAATTTACAAAGAAATTTTCTGAAATTTATTAAATGACAATATATGCTTACCACCCAATTTTGTTAAACCCTCAAACGTCACCCTTTTTCTGTCTTAAATTCATCGGCTGGCTGTAAACTCATCAGAAAATTAGGTTAAACTTAATTTTCCTCATAATTCCCAACTAGAAGTGGGGAAAAAATTCAAGTAACAAAAAAATGGAAAATCCAGTTGTATTGCCAAACCAAATAGGCattatataaaaaagaaaaacaagaaaacaaAAATCTAATAATTCCAAAAATAAAACCAATTTAAAGACTACAACGGATCTAAAGGAACtttatgataataaaaaaaaaaaaccaaaacctcCGAAAGAGAAATCCCAGAAAACCCACCTTTAGTTCGAACTAAAACAACCCAATTGAATCAAAAACAGAAAAATGGAAAAAAACATTGGAAAAAAACGAGTGGACGGCCTCCCAAAGTGAAGAATATGAGAATTTATAAAGAAATGGGCGGatgtttctttgtttttcttttttcttttttttcctttctatgAAAGCAACAAATAGCGACAAAAAATTGAAGCGGAGAATTTCAAATGAGAGAAGAGCGAGAGATTGAGCGTGTTTGCCCGTTTCGAAACAGGATTGGGAGAGAGAAATTTTCCCGAGAAAGTACAAaacaaaaaagagagagaaaagtttgaatttttttttttttggataaatATACCTTTTCGTACTTGAATTTGGTCCTTATTCAAATTAAGACATTTTAGTCccatcattaaaaatgggatgaTGTGTATTAATCAAGTTGTTATGTGTCGTATGTATGTCACATCATCAACTAAATGTATTTTCTACATTAgtgaatattttaaaaataaataataataatcatttttataataattaaattaaaaaaaattagctaACATTTtagaatgtaaaaaaaaaaaaatcttataatGGAATCCTGTGTTGACTTGATGGTCCGAGTGTTCACCAtcctaaatatttaaataaataaatacatcaatatattagTCAGATAACCATTTAATCGTGTTAAACGAGTAATAAATAATCATGGGCACGTATTATGTGATTTAATCAATACGAAGTAATTAAGTTAAATAGACTTCTTATTAGCTTAGAAGAGTGTTCACATTAAAATAACGTTCTCCTATGAACATAGGTGGTAAGTTTCGTTTGAAGTAGGTCGGATAATTGTGTCTAGAGAATCAATGCAGAGTCAACAATGCATTTTAGACTTGACACGTATCTTTCTGACAGAGgtataaaatatcaaaacttAAACCATAAAAGcaattgaaacaaaaaaaaatttgcgCGTGGTAGGACTTCAATCTAAGACCTCGACCTTTGAGAAAATTGCTAAAGTCtcacaaaaaaaaagttaatgcATGATTTGACTATTAAACTATATTGTTTTTTCTACTTTGATAcataaacattttatttttatccaaattgatacttaaaattgtttttattattcaatttaatccaataaCAATAAAATGCCGATTAACACGTAACATCTAGTAAAAATGAACCCATAACACTTCTAACTATTTAGAATATGACATGTGATGTTGGTGTGTATTAAAATTGAATATACATTCATATAAATTCTAAAAgtcaataaatataaataaaaataaaaaacaattaaatatCTTAGAAAATTATCATTGACTTTGACGACTTCCATTAACCGGTGTTGaccatattttaatttgattttttaatatttttaaacttcaataaggttttaaaaaatatatattgagttttatttttcaaaaaagtgttcttaaaaattaatttatagaATTTATTTACTTCAATCTTTCTTAGAATTTATatgcattttttattttaataatttaatttttaagttttaaaaatatataatttataattttagaatgttttatttttgggttttatttttaaaatatttttaacattattgCAGTTATTCTAGAGTTTATAAATATATTTCcaactttgattttcttttttcttttttgtaattttcaaaattataactatttcttttcatattttaatttatatttatttatattagaattttctaatatatgtttaattttagaaaagaaattatttttagaatttcaactattttaatttttaattttttgaattatatttatatattttacacTTTTCTAAAACTTACTTTTAAAgatccttttaaaatttatacttaaaatttatatatggaTGTTGAATATCTATTAACATAGATGTCACATGccatattataattaaattaaaagtgtTACGTGATGCATTATGCTAAGCAATATGTCTCGCCTTTTTTAGTACTTTTATATGGCTATTGAGCTAGAGCTAAAAACATTATAGATGTCTTTATATTAGAAGtcgattatattttttatttttatttaaaaataataataaattaatttttttgttaaaatttcatccatttgtatAGTTAAAACTACCTGGACTTACACAATAATCAAACAATAGAAACAGATCAATTTTTTAATGAATgactaatttactctttaatctaatgtataaagattaatttactcattttttaagTATAAGAAGTAAAACAAAATCGAACTCTTAATACCGAGATCTCTAGGATACTCTTACTTTTAACTAGactgaaatatgaaatatatgacttTTAAGTACTAATATGAGAGAAATTGAGTACTAAATGAGAAAATATATGTAGATTTTTCAAGGGTGAGGCATTAGAAAAAAGTGGTGATATTTGGAAAAGGGAAGGGAGTAGGGACCATTAcatgaaatttataaaatttaaaataatgaagGGTTATTGGTTGAAAATATCGGGCGAGGGGAGGGAAATTTGTACGTTAATTTAGTTCTTGCGCGTACTAGGGCGCGTGGAGACATTGAAAAGATTGAAATGAAATGGAAGGAGCAAAGACGGAAACAGGGGCGGCGCCCGGCTTTTAAGGTGTACTGTTTCCCAATCCTACTAGAGGCGGTaaactaaatttaaaatatattttttaagggttaaattattatttagggCCTAAATTTAGTAATCATTTTTATAATGGAtgcgaattttttttatttaaggtAAATCTTAAACTTGATAATTATTCTCATCTTATGGcttaaattacataatttttctcaaatcaaagcttgaatttttttttcaactttGTATCTGAACTTAGCAATTATTCTCATATTAAGGCCTAAACTTGATAATTGTTCCCATATTGAATCTAAACTTTAGGGCTTTCAAGAAAAAATGAAGCTTTAATTAGGACAAAAAAATTTTGGAGCCCAATGTAAGAACAATTGACAAATTTAGCACTTAACTTGGATCATTAAAAAAAAGTTCAAGCCCTAATATAAAAATAGTTGTCAAGTTTAGGCATCAAAAAGTGATTTAACCTATACGTGCCCAAATataagcttaaaattttattcaaacctattaatatttgaaaaaaaaataataataatccaagTCCATTTTAAGCCCtcctatattatttttaaaaaaatattttatttgttgaaaatttttatataattatattaacattatttaattgtttacattagagtagtattatatatttagtatagatttttttaatgaattctaaattacataatatatataaaaatataaagtattataagcTTAAAAATGGATCAGGCCGGACCGAGCTTAAGCCTTAAATATTCAAGCTCGAGCCCAACCCATATTTTTAACAGGCCTAATTTCTTTGCCTAAGCCTATTTTTAGACCTAATATTTATGCCCAAACCCTTCTAAATTTCGAACAAGCCTTCAGGTATAAGTGGGTAACCCGACTCATTAACAGTTCTAATTTAACCTTatcaattattaattaaaaagttgaaacaacaaaagtaaaataaaattagtaaaatataACGACTTTGAGACGTATAAAACACTTTCTTTAAGGCTttaaaatacctctaaaatacaACAAATAGGTCTGAGTGTGTGCTCAAACCACAACACTCAAGTGGAATCAAATCTCATTCATTTGTTGTAGCCCATTTAATTCATGGGTTTTTGTTGACTGGGTGGGCTTCCTTAAATAGTCCCATTCAACTCTTTTGAAGGTTGCTTGTGGTCGTATATTTCAAACACTAGCATCAAAGATTAGGCCCCCATTTAATGGGGATAGAGAAGTAGGTGACCTACTTACTAGCTACTACCAAGTTTGTACACAACATGCCCCTCGTCTGCTCCCTTTTCTATATGCAATTTCCATTTTTTTAATggtaaataaattataaaccgaGCTTCAACAAACAATTTTTTCTTCATgttagatttatttatttttaagttatttgtATTGAAGGGTAGTTAGGTTTGTTTTTGAGAAATTTTCATAACGTCGTTTATTTTGAGTCAATAAATTTCTCAATGAATTAGTATTATCCTTAAGTCTAGTCGAGATTTTATCTCACTATTTGATTAATAGCTCGAACTAGAAGTAAAATTCATAGAATGAGAGCATCTCATAAGATCAAGCCATACGTGATGCACAACCACCTACTAAGGAAATGGTGTTGG contains:
- the LOC108463134 gene encoding uncharacterized protein LOC108463134, yielding MARDSCLARVTAGVAVGGALGGAVGAVYGTYEAIRYKVPGLLKIRYIGQTTLGSAAIFGLFLGAGSLIHCGKSY
- the LOC108463997 gene encoding E3 ubiquitin-protein ligase DIS1-like encodes the protein MDTSMASGNPSFDDLQNKGEAIDHPQNEDTMDCESLNISSQAAVKPNGTVSSSVRELLECPVCCNSMYPPILQCLNGHTLCSGCKPKVDNRCPTCRHELGNIRCLALEKLAASLELPCKYQSFGCNGIYPYYSKPKHEYQCSYRPYGCPYAGSECTVIGDIPHLVAHLKDDHKVDMHNGCTFNHRYVKSNPHEVENATWMLTVFSCFGQYFCLHFEAFHIGLAPVYIAFLRFMGDNNEAKNYSYSLEVGGNGRKLIWQGVPRSIRDSHRKVRDSFDGLIIQRNMALFFSGGDRKELKLRVTGRIWKEQ